The genomic segment ACCCCGCCAGGTCCGGAAGGAAGCAACGGTAACGGGCTAGTACGGGCGCAGTAGGTCACCCGGTACTTTTATGGGCGCAATCGGTGCTATTCGGCCCGTAGCCCAGTGCTTTCATTCAAGGCGCGCTGCGGCATTTCCTGAGTTCGTGTGCTCTCGCCCGCATCCTGCCAGGTCTTCGCTCCCGGATGGTCGCGACGACTTGAGATCATCGGGTTCGGCTATAGTTGCTCAGGAAATGCGATAGCGCCTTTTATCATTGCGATGCGCTGCACCTCAGCCGGCCGCTGCGCAATGACGTTGTAAGGAGAATTGCTTTGAGCCTTTCTGTGCGTCCCGTAGTGGGCCGCCGCGCAAAAATCACCGCGCTCGGCACGTACGTTCCTCCCCAGGTTCTGACCAATCAAGACCTCGAAAAGATGGTGGAAACCACAGACCAGTGGATCCTGGAGCGGACCGGCATTCGCGAGCGCCATGTGCTGGAGAAGGGCAAAGGCGTCAGCGATATCTGCGTGGAGGCCGCGAAGAAGGCTCTGGCCGCGCGCGGCGTTGGGCCTGAGGCGGTCGAGGCCATCATTGTCGGCACCGTTACGCCCGACATGATGTTTCCCTCCACAGCATGCCTGGTGCAGACCAAGCTCGGCGCTCCCCGCGCGTGGGGATTCGACGTATCGGCAGGCTGTTCGGGATTCGTGTTTGCGCTACAGGCCGGTGTGAAACTGGTGGAGAGCGGCGCGCACAAGATGGTCCTGGTGTGCGGAGCCGACGCCAATACGCGCATGACCGACTACACCGATCGCGCGACCTGCGTTTTATTCGGCGATGGCGGCGGCGCCGTGCTGATCGAACCCTGCGAAGAGGGCGAGATCGGCATGATCGACTTCGTCCATGAGATTGACGGCTCTGGCGGTGTGGCTTTGAATCTTCCGGCCGGCGGAAGCCTGCTGCCGTCGAGCCACGAGACGATCGATCAGAAGAAGCACTTCATCCACCAGGACGGGCAGGCGGTCTACAAGTTTGCCGTTCGCAAGATGGCCGAGGCCACCA from the Occallatibacter riparius genome contains:
- a CDS encoding beta-ketoacyl-ACP synthase III codes for the protein MSLSVRPVVGRRAKITALGTYVPPQVLTNQDLEKMVETTDQWILERTGIRERHVLEKGKGVSDICVEAAKKALAARGVGPEAVEAIIVGTVTPDMMFPSTACLVQTKLGAPRAWGFDVSAGCSGFVFALQAGVKLVESGAHKMVLVCGADANTRMTDYTDRATCVLFGDGGGAVLIEPCEEGEIGMIDFVHEIDGSGGVALNLPAGGSLLPSSHETIDQKKHFIHQDGQAVYKFAVRKMAEATSTLLQRNGVEGKDLGCFIPHQANKRIITSTSDRLGMDPERVIINIDKYGNTSAGTIPLALETAIEEGKLKKGDLVLLAAVGAGFTVGTALLRWEI